From a region of the Sminthopsis crassicaudata isolate SCR6 chromosome 6, ASM4859323v1, whole genome shotgun sequence genome:
- the LOC141546295 gene encoding LOW QUALITY PROTEIN: polypyrimidine tract-binding protein 1-like (The sequence of the model RefSeq protein was modified relative to this genomic sequence to represent the inferred CDS: inserted 2 bases in 2 codons) yields the protein MLKGKNQAFLEMNTEEASNTMVSYYTTVTPVLPCQPIYIQFSNHKELKKDNSPNQARAQAALQVANSVQSGNLALSASAAAADAGMAVAGQSPVLMIIVENLFYPVTLDVLHQIFSKFGTVLKIIIFTKNNWLQALLQYSDPVSAQRAGQNIYNACCTLRIDFSKLTSLHVKYNNDKSRDYTRPDLPSGDSQPSLHQTVAAAFGLSVPNVQGALAPLAIPAAAAGRIAIPGLIGAGNSVLLVSNLNPERVTPQCLFILFGIYGNVQRVKILFNKKENALVQMVDGNQAQLAMSHLNGQKLHGKPIRITVSKCQTVQLPXEGEEDQGLTKDYANSPLHRFKKPGSKNFQNIFPPSVTLFLSNIPPSISEDDLKMLFSSNGGMVKGFKFFQKDRKMALIQMGSVEEAIQSLTDLHNHDFGENFXVSFSKSTI from the exons ATGCTGAAAGGCAAAAACCAGGCTTTCCTTGAAATGAACACAGAAGAGGCATCAAACACTATGGTAAGTTACTATACCACAGTGACTCCTGTTCTTCCATGCCAGCCTATCTACATTCAATTCTCAAACCACAAGGAGCTCAAAAAAGACAACTCTCCAAATCAAGCACGTGCCCAGGCAGCACTTCAAGTTGCAAACTCTGTTCAGTCAGGAAACTTGGCCCTCTCTGCCTCTGCTGCAGCAGCCGATGCAGGAATGGCAGTGGCTGGCCAGAGTCCAGTTTTGATGATCATCGTAGAAAATCTCTTCTACCCAGTCACTTTGGATGTACTTCACCAGATTTTCTCTAAGTTTGGCACAGTGCTGAAAATAATAATCTTCACCAAGAACAACTGGCTCCAGGCTCTGTTACAATATTCTGACCCTGTGAGTGCCCAGCGTGCTGGGCAGAATATCTACAATGCCTGCTGTACACTGCGCATTGACTTCTCTAAACTCACCAGCCTCCATGTGAAATACAACAATGATAAAAGCAGAGACTATACACGCCCAGATCTTCCCTCTGGTGATAGCCAGCCTTCTCTTCACCAGACTGTGGCAGCAGCCTTTGGACTCTCAGTCCCCAATGTCCAGGGAGCCCTTGCTCCTCTGGCCATTCCAGCAGCAGCAGCTGGGCGAATTGCCATTCCTGGCCTCATAGGGGCAGGAAACTCTGTCTTGCTGGTTAGCAACTTGAACCCAGAGAGAGTTACACCCCAATGTCTCTTTATTCTTTTCGGCATTTATGGCAATGTACAGAGAGTGAAGATCTTATTCAACAAGAAAGAGAATGCCTTGGTTCAGATGGTAGATGGAAACCAAGCCCAACTTGCCATGAGCCATTTAAATGGGCAGAAACTTCATGGGAAGCCAATCAGAATCACTGTTTCCAAGTGCCAGACAGTTCAGCTTC GTGAAGGAGAAGAAGACCAAGGATTGACTAAAGACTATGCAAACTCACCTCTTCATCGTTTCAAGAAACCAGGCtccaaaaactttcaaaatatctttcctCCATCTGTTACACTGTTCCTTTCTAATATACCACCTTCAATATCTGAAGATGACCTTAAGATGCTGTTCTCAAGTAATGGGGGAATGGTCAAAGgattcaa g TTCTTTCAAAAGGACAGGAAGATGGCTCTGATCCAAATGGGTTCAGTGGAAGAGGCCATTCAATCCCTAACTGACCTCCATAATCATGATTTTGGAGAAAACT GTGTGTCCTTCTCAAAGTCTACCATTTAA